A genomic segment from Dietzia psychralcaliphila encodes:
- a CDS encoding MCE family protein, giving the protein MRDTRMRETRRRETRTRPHLVRGLVALLGVVLLWGAATVAVNTPQLALQSVPLGMDTGEGSADVEMRFERADRLAPGAEVRYGGRLVGRVRNVGTDGTEAVIGVRLEGDSGVPAGVFAEIRLPTALGSPFIALTPPEEPANGALLEDTGSVPRAHTGVGPDLESSLASLGLLLNGSGIAQLGSVMEELTVALDGRGEEIGRIRERGDRALELYEANRDDIDRTVLALDQVNASLAGRRELIDRGMQVSADLVSEAAASRETIGALMDTTTALTVQVEQFTSATDGRLTPSLRTLTVLLEDMEGFGDEVAPTLDALQRFVTNFDIAIRGDHMMFDGALDLPGSLDAMGTGGEARAGRPLPLGATGPPDAQPPVGGAP; this is encoded by the coding sequence ATGCGCGACACACGAATGCGCGAGACACGAAGGCGTGAGACCAGAACCCGTCCACACCTGGTGCGCGGACTCGTCGCCCTCCTCGGGGTGGTGCTGCTCTGGGGTGCGGCGACGGTGGCCGTGAACACCCCGCAACTCGCACTCCAGTCGGTCCCCCTGGGGATGGACACCGGGGAGGGCTCGGCGGACGTGGAGATGCGGTTCGAGCGCGCCGACCGACTCGCACCCGGCGCGGAGGTCCGCTACGGCGGGCGGCTCGTCGGCCGGGTCCGCAACGTCGGCACCGACGGCACCGAGGCCGTGATCGGCGTCCGACTCGAGGGCGACTCCGGCGTCCCCGCAGGCGTGTTCGCCGAGATCCGCCTGCCGACCGCGCTCGGCAGCCCGTTCATCGCGCTCACCCCGCCGGAGGAGCCCGCGAACGGTGCGCTGCTCGAGGACACGGGGTCGGTTCCGCGGGCGCACACCGGCGTCGGCCCGGATCTCGAGTCCAGCCTCGCCTCACTGGGCCTGCTGCTCAACGGGAGCGGGATCGCGCAGCTCGGTTCGGTGATGGAAGAGCTCACCGTGGCCCTGGACGGGCGTGGTGAGGAGATCGGGCGGATCCGCGAACGGGGGGACCGCGCCCTGGAGTTGTACGAGGCGAACCGTGACGACATCGACCGGACGGTCCTGGCCCTGGACCAGGTCAACGCCTCGCTCGCCGGTCGCCGCGAGCTCATCGACCGCGGCATGCAGGTGTCGGCCGACCTCGTCTCGGAGGCGGCGGCCAGTCGGGAGACGATCGGCGCGCTCATGGACACCACCACCGCCCTGACCGTGCAGGTCGAACAGTTCACCTCGGCCACGGACGGGCGCCTGACCCCGTCACTGCGGACGCTGACCGTCCTTCTCGAGGACATGGAGGGCTTCGGGGACGAGGTGGCTCCCACCCTGGACGCCCTGCAGCGCTTCGTCACCAACTTCGACATCGCGATCCGCGGAGACCACATGATGTTCGACGGTGCGCTCGACCTCCCCGGGTCGCTGGACGCCATGGGCACCGGCGGCGAGGCGCGCGCGGGCCGACCGCTGCCGCTCGGCGCCACCGGACCCCCCGACGCCCAGCCGCCCGTGGGGGGTGCGCCGTGA